In Blastocatellia bacterium, the genomic stretch TTGGCCGGCACTCATCGGCGCTTCGCCTGGCGATGGCCGCCAGGATCGGGCGCGGTTGAATAAGAAACGAAAGCGTAGCGAGCTCATCGTGTGGCCAGCACCATCACGCTTGTCAGCGGCGGCGGGAAAGGCGCCCAACGCCCGCGTTCACCGGGCCGCCGAGCGGCATTGGCTGATCCACGGGAACGGCGCTTCGGCGGCTCCGGTGCAACGCCTTGTTGGACGGCTGCTCACGAAGGTTACGCTATGGAGACTTTCTTATAAATGTCGCTCAGAGCAAGTTCACAATTGATCGACGTCAGCTTAATTCTGTCTTGCAGGCTGTTAGTTTCGGTTAATACCCACTGGCCACCCTCCTGCCTCCTGTAGTGCTCAACGTGATGCTTATCTTGAGCTATGAGCACGACCTCGGACAACGATCCAATCGAACGGTAATGCTCAAACTTATCGCCCCGATCATACCCTTCAGTTGTCTTTGACAAGACCTCTACTATTACGGTTGGGTTAAGGAGTGTGTCTATCTCTTTGTCTTCGAATTCAGGCTCCC encodes the following:
- a CDS encoding Uma2 family endonuclease, coding for MSSLPKTRLTPEEYLAIDRQSEYKNEYFNGEIFAMTGASRKHNLISVNVASSINNQLTDRDCEVYASDMRVNVNPTGLYTYPDVVIVCGEPEFEDKEIDTLLNPTVIVEVLSKTTEGYDRGDKFEHYRSIGSLSEVVLIAQDKHHVEHYRRQEGGQWVLTETNSLQDRIKLTSINCELALSDIYKKVSIA